In Arsenicicoccus dermatophilus, a genomic segment contains:
- a CDS encoding TrmH family RNA methyltransferase: MGPWVGPWPTLPTGDPDPRYDPELLRDGDRRNVADRFRYLTLQAVVAELDSSRHDLHVAVENWEHDLNIGSVVRTANAFNVAAFHVVGRRRWNRRGAMVTDRYQHEVHHPDVDHLVRWCGTQSPGIPLIAVDNVPGSVPLETTTLPRRCLLAFGQEGPGLTSELLAAADAVVHITQFGSTRSLNAGAAAAIAMHAWVRQHAFGQDPPPG; this comes from the coding sequence GTGGGTCCGTGGGTCGGCCCCTGGCCGACGCTGCCGACGGGGGATCCCGACCCGAGGTACGACCCTGAGCTGCTGCGGGACGGCGACCGGCGCAACGTCGCGGACCGTTTCCGCTACCTCACCCTGCAGGCCGTCGTGGCCGAGCTGGACAGCTCGCGCCACGACCTGCACGTCGCGGTGGAGAACTGGGAGCACGACCTCAACATCGGCTCCGTCGTGCGGACGGCCAACGCCTTCAACGTGGCGGCCTTCCACGTCGTCGGCCGGCGCCGCTGGAACCGCCGCGGCGCCATGGTCACCGATCGCTACCAGCACGAGGTCCACCACCCCGACGTCGACCATCTGGTGCGGTGGTGCGGGACGCAGTCTCCCGGCATACCGCTGATCGCCGTGGACAACGTGCCGGGATCGGTCCCGCTGGAGACCACGACCCTCCCGCGCCGGTGCCTGCTGGCCTTCGGGCAGGAGGGGCCGGGCCTGACCTCCGAGCTGCTCGCCGCCGCCGACGCCGTCGTCCACATCACCCAGTTCGGGTCCACCCGCTCGCTCAACGCGGGGGCTGCTGCCGCGATCGCGATGCACGCCTGGGTGCGGCAGCACGCCTTCGGCCAGGACCCGCCCCCGGGGTGA
- a CDS encoding DedA family protein, whose product MIPHALSSLQWMDPQYLLDHYGTAFFWVSMAIVFVECGLLFPILPGDSLLFAIGMFIKRGDVHMSLPLALVLLSAAAFGGNVVGYEIGRALGGSLYHRDGRVLKKKYFDQTIDFFDKYGNKALVIGRFVPIVRTFITVVAGVGQMDRRRFFTWSAVGAVLWACSVTLAGYLLGGIPAVHDNLEAAILLIVALSLLPMVFEWLMHRRRQSRARLLDDEVPVTRGSRHRR is encoded by the coding sequence ATGATCCCCCACGCGCTGTCCTCCCTGCAGTGGATGGACCCGCAGTATCTCCTCGACCACTACGGCACCGCGTTCTTCTGGGTGTCGATGGCCATCGTGTTCGTCGAGTGCGGGTTGCTCTTCCCGATCCTGCCCGGCGACTCGCTGCTCTTCGCCATCGGCATGTTCATCAAGCGCGGCGACGTGCACATGAGCCTGCCGTTGGCGCTCGTGCTGCTCAGCGCGGCGGCCTTCGGGGGCAACGTCGTGGGCTACGAGATCGGACGTGCGCTGGGCGGCTCGCTCTACCACCGCGACGGCCGCGTCCTCAAGAAGAAGTACTTCGACCAGACCATCGACTTCTTCGACAAGTACGGCAACAAGGCCCTGGTGATCGGTCGTTTCGTGCCGATCGTGCGGACCTTCATCACCGTGGTCGCGGGCGTGGGCCAGATGGATCGCCGCCGGTTCTTCACCTGGTCCGCGGTCGGGGCGGTGCTGTGGGCCTGCTCGGTCACCCTCGCGGGTTACCTGCTGGGCGGGATCCCCGCCGTCCACGACAACCTCGAGGCCGCGATCCTGCTGATCGTCGCCCTGTCGCTGCTGCCCATGGTCTTCGAGTGGCTCATGCACCGTCGTCGGCAGTCGCGCGCCCGGCTCCTCGACGACGAGGTCCCGGTGACCCGCGGGAGCCGTCACCGCCGGTGA
- a CDS encoding DUF3151 domain-containing protein produces MTERPNLLGPEPTRLPEDPAAASIAAGLELTAVAALHPTSSLAWASLAEQALQDGQAVQAYAYARTGYHRGLDALRRAGWRGQGEVPWEHEPNRGVLCAIAALAYAADAIGEEDERDRCAQLLRDSSMTAARQMRLDLA; encoded by the coding sequence ATGACCGAGCGCCCCAACCTGCTGGGGCCCGAGCCGACGCGGCTGCCGGAGGACCCGGCAGCCGCGTCGATCGCTGCGGGCCTGGAGCTCACGGCCGTCGCCGCGCTGCACCCCACCTCGTCCCTCGCCTGGGCCTCCCTCGCCGAGCAGGCGCTGCAGGACGGACAGGCCGTGCAGGCCTATGCCTACGCCCGCACCGGCTACCACCGTGGCCTGGACGCCCTGCGTCGCGCGGGCTGGCGCGGCCAGGGCGAGGTCCCCTGGGAGCACGAGCCCAACCGCGGCGTCCTGTGCGCCATCGCCGCGCTGGCCTATGCGGCCGACGCGATCGGCGAGGAGGACGAGCGGGACCGGTGCGCGCAGCTGCTGCGCGACTCCTCGATGACGGCCGCCCGGCAGATGCGGCTCGACCTCGCCTGA
- the fbaA gene encoding class II fructose-bisphosphate aldolase: MPIATPEVYRDMLDRAKAGSFAYPAINVTSSQTATAAIRGFAEAGSDGIIQVSTGGADYLSGSTVKNMVSGSLALAAYATEVAKNYDVNIALHTDHCPEDKLDGFVRPLLKASEEQFKQTGKPIFQSHMWDGSAVPLDRNLEIAQELLEICHRLDVILEVEIGVVGGEEDGVANEINDQLYTTPEDALKTVEALGLGEKGRYMAALTFGNVHGVYKPGNVKLRPEILKQCQDAIVSKYGSDKGDKPLDLVFHGGSGSLPQEISDAVDYGVVKMNVDTDTQYAFTRPVAAWMMKNYDGVLKIDGEVGNKKQYDPRAWGKEAEAAMAKRVVEACENLRSAGTHK; encoded by the coding sequence ATGCCCATCGCAACCCCCGAGGTCTACCGCGACATGCTCGACCGCGCGAAGGCTGGCTCCTTCGCGTACCCGGCCATCAACGTCACGTCCTCGCAGACCGCGACGGCGGCCATCCGTGGTTTCGCCGAGGCCGGCAGCGACGGCATCATCCAGGTCTCCACCGGGGGCGCGGACTACCTCTCCGGCTCGACCGTCAAGAACATGGTGTCCGGCTCCCTGGCGCTGGCCGCCTACGCGACCGAGGTCGCCAAGAACTACGACGTCAACATCGCGCTGCACACCGACCACTGCCCCGAGGACAAGCTGGACGGCTTCGTCCGCCCGCTGCTGAAGGCCTCCGAGGAGCAGTTCAAGCAGACCGGCAAGCCGATCTTCCAGTCCCACATGTGGGACGGCTCCGCGGTGCCGCTGGACCGCAACCTGGAGATCGCCCAGGAGCTCCTGGAGATCTGCCACCGCCTCGACGTCATCCTCGAGGTCGAGATCGGTGTCGTCGGCGGCGAGGAGGACGGTGTCGCCAACGAGATCAACGACCAGCTCTACACGACCCCCGAGGACGCGCTGAAGACCGTCGAGGCCCTCGGCCTGGGCGAGAAGGGCCGCTACATGGCCGCCCTCACCTTCGGCAACGTGCACGGCGTCTACAAGCCGGGCAACGTCAAGCTGCGCCCTGAGATCCTCAAGCAGTGCCAGGACGCGATCGTCTCGAAGTACGGCTCGGACAAGGGCGACAAGCCGCTCGACCTGGTCTTCCACGGCGGCTCCGGCTCCCTGCCGCAGGAGATCTCCGACGCGGTCGACTACGGCGTGGTCAAGATGAACGTCGACACCGACACGCAGTACGCCTTCACCCGCCCGGTCGCCGCCTGGATGATGAAGAACTACGACGGCGTCCTCAAGATCGACGGCGAGGTCGGCAACAAGAAGCAGTACGACCCGCGCGCGTGGGGCAAGGAGGCCGAGGCGGCCATGGCCAAGCGCGTCGTGGAGGCCTGCGAGAACCTCCGCTCCGCCGGCACCCACAAGTGA
- a CDS encoding LemA family protein — protein sequence MLIALIVLLVIVAAIGFWLVSMHNGLIALRNRTQESWRQIDVELKRRHDLIPNLVETVKGFAGHERGTLDEVMRARAAAVQAGGTPAQTAAAEQELTGALGRLMAVTEAYPQLQANQSFLALQSELSSTEDRIASARRYYNATVRELNTKVESFPSSAIAKRAGVHQEQYFEAEAGARSTPQVNFDTNSARTYETAPEPTIGGPVQGGQPVPPAQLPGQAGTAEGAHAPAGGLPAGASDLAQGGGRQGDMPDTNPHQEGGALGWGSGGPETPRA from the coding sequence GTGCTCATCGCCTTGATCGTCCTGCTCGTCATCGTCGCCGCGATCGGTTTCTGGCTCGTCAGCATGCACAACGGACTCATCGCCCTGCGCAACCGCACGCAGGAGTCCTGGCGTCAGATCGACGTCGAGCTCAAGCGGCGTCACGACCTGATCCCCAACCTCGTCGAGACCGTCAAGGGCTTCGCCGGTCACGAGCGCGGCACCCTCGACGAGGTCATGCGGGCCCGCGCCGCCGCCGTCCAGGCGGGTGGCACCCCGGCCCAGACCGCCGCCGCCGAGCAGGAGCTGACCGGTGCGCTCGGTCGCCTCATGGCGGTCACCGAGGCCTACCCGCAGCTGCAGGCCAACCAGAGCTTCCTGGCCCTGCAGTCCGAGCTGTCGTCCACGGAGGACCGCATCGCCTCGGCCCGTCGCTACTACAACGCGACCGTGCGCGAGCTCAACACCAAGGTCGAGTCCTTCCCCAGCAGCGCGATCGCCAAGCGGGCGGGCGTGCACCAGGAGCAGTACTTCGAGGCCGAGGCCGGTGCGCGCTCCACGCCGCAGGTCAACTTCGACACCAACTCCGCGCGCACCTACGAGACCGCTCCCGAGCCGACCATCGGTGGTCCGGTCCAGGGCGGTCAGCCGGTGCCCCCGGCCCAGCTGCCAGGCCAGGCCGGCACGGCCGAGGGCGCGCACGCCCCCGCGGGCGGGCTGCCCGCCGGCGCGTCCGACCTCGCCCAGGGCGGCGGTCGTCAGGGCGACATGCCCGACACCAACCCCCACCAGGAGGGCGGCGCCCTCGGCTGGGGCTCCGGCGGCCCGGAGACGCCCCGCGCGTGA